The Thermincola ferriacetica genome window below encodes:
- a CDS encoding sensor histidine kinase, translating into MKISLRTRLFLGMSGLIVFFVAFSLVLNSQFLGRYYIGQKRASLVESAKMIDNLYKGDPESIALELENLERNRGINISILSPDYELKYNTSFRLFSLEHGRKLFELLPLPPHMMMELQDLDIGEYIMDVATDPRLKTNFLALAARLSNGEMLVLNTPIAAINEGTAIANRFFLFTGLLTIVLGGIAVFLFANRFTKPILELNDIAQEMSKLNFSRKYPVQSEDEVGQLGQSINSLSDQLDKAISELKEANEILKEDIERERRIDKMRKEFISNVSHELKTPIALIQGYAEGLKLNVNEDEESRNFYCDVIMDEADKMNRLVKDLLDLSQIESGYLKLEKTVFEVSAFIEHVLEKFRPIFAEKGIRLDVKNEKSLFVYGDVVRIEQVLINYLNNAINHIDESKIIRIEVTCRNNKVRVSVYNSGNPIPEDSLDKIWTSFYKVDKARTRTYGGTGLGLSVVRGILEAHHNAYGAENKDDGVLFWFEIDEAEC; encoded by the coding sequence GTGAAAATATCCTTAAGGACCAGGCTTTTTTTGGGCATGAGCGGTTTAATTGTATTTTTTGTAGCCTTCTCGCTGGTATTGAACTCTCAGTTTCTTGGCAGGTACTACATCGGGCAGAAGCGGGCATCTTTAGTAGAGAGCGCCAAGATGATTGACAATCTGTATAAGGGCGATCCCGAGTCGATAGCCCTTGAATTAGAAAATTTGGAAAGGAACAGAGGTATAAATATTAGCATTCTCAGCCCGGACTATGAGCTGAAGTACAATACATCCTTCAGGTTATTTAGTTTAGAACATGGAAGAAAGCTGTTCGAGCTGTTGCCCCTACCCCCCCATATGATGATGGAACTGCAGGACCTCGATATAGGAGAATATATTATGGATGTGGCCACAGACCCCCGGTTGAAAACAAACTTTCTCGCCTTGGCTGCCAGGCTGAGTAACGGTGAAATGTTGGTTTTGAACACCCCAATTGCGGCAATTAACGAAGGTACTGCTATAGCCAACAGGTTTTTCTTGTTTACCGGTCTGCTCACAATTGTTCTGGGGGGCATTGCTGTATTTTTATTTGCTAACCGGTTCACCAAACCTATTCTTGAATTAAATGACATTGCCCAGGAAATGTCCAAACTGAATTTCAGCAGGAAATACCCTGTCCAATCTGAAGACGAAGTCGGACAGTTAGGTCAAAGCATTAATTCGTTGTCCGATCAATTGGATAAGGCAATTTCTGAGTTAAAAGAAGCCAATGAAATATTGAAAGAAGATATCGAGCGTGAACGGCGTATCGATAAGATGAGGAAGGAGTTTATTTCGAATGTTTCCCATGAGTTAAAGACCCCTATAGCCTTAATTCAGGGGTATGCAGAAGGTTTAAAGTTAAATGTTAATGAGGATGAGGAAAGCAGGAATTTTTACTGTGATGTAATCATGGATGAAGCGGACAAGATGAACAGGCTGGTCAAAGATTTGCTGGACTTGTCGCAGATAGAATCGGGATATTTGAAACTGGAAAAGACCGTGTTTGAAGTTTCTGCTTTTATTGAGCATGTACTAGAAAAATTCCGGCCCATTTTTGCGGAAAAAGGAATTAGGTTAGACGTTAAAAATGAAAAAAGCCTGTTTGTTTATGGTGATGTTGTCCGAATTGAACAGGTCTTAATCAATTACCTTAATAATGCTATTAATCATATCGATGAGAGTAAGATCATAAGAATAGAGGTAACCTGCCGAAACAATAAAGTCCGGGTTAGTGTGTACAATTCCGGCAACCCTATCCCCGAAGATTCCTTGGATAAGATTTGGACCAGTTTTTATAAGGTTGATAAAGCCAGGACCCGGACTTATGGAGGAACGGGCTTAGGATTATCTGTAGTACGGGGGATTCTTGAAGCCCATCACAATGCTTATGGAGCTGAAAATAAAGACGATGGAGTCCTGTTTTGGTTTGAAATTGATGAGGCTGAATGCTAA
- a CDS encoding response regulator transcription factor — MGAGKILIADDEARMRKLVADFLKKEGYAIIEAADGRQALDLFYGNNDIDLIILDVMMPGYDGWTVCREIRKSSQVPIIMLTARGEESDELFGFDLGADEYIAKPFSLKILAVRIQALLRRVQNNRAVRAFDGLEIDEQGRYVYVDGEPVDLSPKEFELLLYLTENAGRALSREQILNAVWDYDYFGDVRTVDTHIKKLRLKLGEKSYLIQTVRGLGYRFEVRK; from the coding sequence ATGGGTGCCGGAAAAATATTGATCGCCGATGATGAAGCCCGGATGAGAAAATTGGTGGCAGATTTTCTGAAAAAAGAAGGTTATGCAATAATTGAAGCTGCCGATGGGCGTCAGGCTCTTGACCTGTTTTATGGTAATAACGATATAGATTTAATTATCCTGGATGTAATGATGCCTGGTTACGACGGATGGACGGTATGCAGGGAAATCAGAAAATCATCCCAGGTTCCTATTATCATGCTCACTGCCAGGGGAGAGGAATCCGACGAGCTGTTTGGTTTTGACCTGGGCGCTGACGAATACATTGCCAAACCCTTCAGTCTGAAGATACTGGCCGTCAGGATACAGGCTCTGTTAAGGCGCGTTCAGAATAACAGAGCAGTCAGGGCCTTTGACGGGTTGGAAATTGATGAGCAGGGCAGGTATGTTTATGTGGACGGTGAACCGGTAGACCTGAGCCCCAAGGAATTTGAACTGCTGTTGTACCTGACGGAAAACGCGGGCAGAGCATTGAGCAGGGAGCAGATTTTAAATGCCGTCTGGGATTACGATTATTTCGGTGATGTAAGAACGGTGGATACGCACATCAAGAAACTCCGGCTGAAGTTAGGAGAAAAAAGTTATCTTATCCAGACTGTCCGGGGGCTGGGATATAGATTTGAGGTGAGGAAGTGA
- a CDS encoding winged helix-turn-helix transcriptional regulator encodes MKPRKELLEIKCPIGITQNVMAGKWKLVIIWLLKDGVKRFSELQRALPDIRQGYLTQQLRELERDGLIHREVYKVVPPKVEYSLTDIGKKFLEVMDIMYKWGEEYMKYIKFIEK; translated from the coding sequence TTGAAACCAAGAAAAGAATTATTAGAGATTAAATGTCCCATAGGTATAACGCAAAACGTAATGGCAGGAAAATGGAAACTGGTAATCATATGGTTATTAAAAGACGGTGTAAAACGTTTTAGTGAATTGCAGCGCGCTTTACCTGATATCAGGCAGGGTTATCTGACTCAACAATTAAGAGAACTGGAACGTGATGGACTTATACACCGGGAAGTATATAAAGTAGTTCCGCCTAAAGTAGAGTATTCGTTAACCGACATTGGTAAAAAATTTTTAGAAGTTATGGATATAATGTACAAATGGGGAGAGGAGTATATGAAGTATATTAAGTTTATTGAAAAGTAA
- a CDS encoding pyridoxamine 5'-phosphate oxidase family protein, translating into MKEIVEFLNENKMGAFATVDNGQPRVRPWGFMMEENGKFYFCTANTKDVFKQLQKTPFCEFTSTSKNMVTVRLSGKAIFTNDVNIKRKVLENNPDVRAIYHSENNPVFEVFYIEHGEASISEFGQPPRKFNF; encoded by the coding sequence ATGAAAGAAATAGTAGAGTTTCTAAATGAGAATAAGATGGGCGCTTTTGCAACAGTAGACAACGGTCAACCGCGAGTCAGACCGTGGGGGTTTATGATGGAGGAAAACGGCAAATTCTATTTCTGCACTGCCAACACCAAGGATGTATTTAAACAATTGCAAAAAACACCGTTTTGCGAATTTACGTCCACTTCAAAAAATATGGTAACTGTCAGACTATCCGGTAAAGCAATCTTTACTAATGATGTAAATATCAAACGCAAGGTTCTCGAAAATAACCCTGATGTAAGAGCAATTTATCATTCTGAAAATAATCCTGTTTTTGAAGTATTCTATATTGAACACGGCGAAGCCTCCATATCTGAGTTTGGCCAACCACCAAGAAAATTTAATTTTTAA
- a CDS encoding nitroreductase family protein, with protein sequence MNETLKVIHNRRSIRAYKSEQITDSELQQILDAALMAPNAVNQQKWHFTVIQDKGLLDRMVNTIKENILNSGNEFLKQRASAPDYHTFYHAPTVILISADEKAPLIQIDCGLAAQNITLAAESLNIGSCIIASSAFLFASEKGSQFKKELGIPEGYNHICTIALGYKAGENPAAPPRNKDVINYVK encoded by the coding sequence ATGAATGAAACTTTAAAAGTTATTCATAACAGGAGGAGTATTAGAGCGTATAAATCCGAACAAATAACCGATTCTGAATTGCAGCAAATATTAGATGCTGCTTTGATGGCCCCTAATGCTGTGAATCAGCAAAAATGGCATTTCACTGTGATACAGGATAAAGGCCTGCTTGACCGAATGGTAAACACAATAAAAGAAAATATTTTGAATTCGGGTAATGAGTTTTTAAAACAAAGAGCAAGCGCCCCTGATTACCATACCTTTTATCATGCTCCTACAGTTATTCTAATTTCCGCAGATGAAAAGGCTCCATTGATACAAATCGATTGTGGATTAGCAGCCCAAAATATTACATTAGCGGCAGAATCACTGAACATAGGGTCTTGCATTATTGCATCTTCTGCTTTCCTCTTTGCATCGGAAAAAGGCAGCCAATTCAAAAAGGAATTGGGAATTCCGGAAGGGTATAATCATATTTGCACAATAGCGCTTGGCTACAAAGCCGGTGAAAATCCGGCCGCACCACCCAGAAACAAAGATGTGATTAATTACGTAAAATAG
- the yedF gene encoding sulfurtransferase-like selenium metabolism protein YedF, translated as MAGEALSVDLVLDLRGEPCPYPLIYSLETLGKMQPGQTLEVLADCPQSFRTVPEEAVKHGYIVLREPLREGPTIRFFLKVPEKK; from the coding sequence TTGGCCGGAGAGGCATTATCGGTTGATCTGGTACTTGATTTGCGGGGAGAGCCATGCCCGTACCCGCTGATTTACAGCTTGGAGACCCTTGGTAAAATGCAGCCGGGTCAGACCCTGGAAGTGCTGGCTGACTGCCCGCAATCCTTCCGCACAGTGCCGGAAGAAGCGGTAAAACACGGTTATATTGTACTGCGGGAGCCTTTGCGGGAAGGTCCGACCATCAGGTTTTTCCTCAAGGTGCCGGAGAAGAAGTAA
- the yedE gene encoding selenium metabolism membrane protein YedE/FdhT, producing the protein MFQVKETGWSRFYRRAFRDHWHPMTAVLVLGVLSALYFGLLQTVWAVTGEFTRWGGHILQLLGYDTANMSYFKIIKLKGLPWDRVDGWVVFGMFGGALIAALLAGNFKLRVPVQRRRLVQGLLGGIIAGFGTRLAMGCNLAAMFTGIPQFTLHAWLFTLATIAGTYFGLKVSLMPFFLGKPVILPGRRVVAAETVKSRQPVIGWFLAAVALGWAVLAWQAGNGKLALAGLFGLAFGAVIERGQVCFTSAFRDLWLVGRATVTKAIVVGMAVQSLGTLYFIMQGVPAKVMWAGAGAVIGGLLFGFGIVIAGGCETGWMYRAMEGQVNFWVVGLGNIIGATILAVAWDKGLYTFLVAPYPKVDLIKILGPWGALAATFVFLGLIYTWARWREKRHKYALELRLPVEVNTTAVSDNQ; encoded by the coding sequence ATGTTTCAGGTTAAGGAAACCGGCTGGAGCAGGTTTTACCGGCGCGCCTTCCGGGACCACTGGCACCCGATGACTGCTGTTTTGGTACTGGGCGTCCTGAGCGCCCTATATTTCGGCCTCCTACAGACGGTTTGGGCCGTGACCGGCGAATTTACCCGCTGGGGTGGTCATATCCTACAGTTGCTGGGCTATGATACGGCTAATATGAGTTATTTTAAAATTATTAAATTGAAGGGGCTACCGTGGGACCGGGTGGATGGCTGGGTGGTTTTTGGTATGTTCGGTGGGGCTCTTATTGCCGCTCTTTTGGCCGGTAATTTCAAGCTCCGGGTGCCGGTGCAGCGGCGCCGGCTGGTGCAGGGCCTGCTGGGCGGAATAATTGCCGGCTTTGGTACAAGGCTGGCCATGGGCTGCAACCTGGCAGCCATGTTTACGGGAATTCCGCAGTTTACCCTGCATGCGTGGCTTTTTACATTAGCTACCATTGCCGGGACCTATTTCGGCCTCAAAGTAAGCCTGATGCCTTTTTTCTTAGGTAAACCTGTAATCCTGCCCGGTCGCCGGGTAGTGGCGGCAGAAACGGTAAAGAGCCGGCAGCCTGTCATCGGCTGGTTCCTGGCTGCTGTGGCCCTGGGCTGGGCGGTACTTGCCTGGCAGGCCGGTAATGGCAAGCTGGCCCTGGCCGGGCTGTTCGGGTTAGCCTTTGGAGCGGTAATCGAGCGTGGACAGGTCTGCTTTACCTCTGCTTTCCGCGACCTCTGGCTGGTGGGCCGGGCTACGGTAACCAAGGCAATTGTCGTGGGTATGGCGGTGCAGTCCCTGGGTACATTATATTTCATTATGCAGGGAGTACCGGCCAAGGTGATGTGGGCCGGAGCAGGGGCTGTTATCGGCGGGTTGCTCTTCGGTTTTGGTATCGTTATTGCCGGTGGGTGCGAGACCGGCTGGATGTACCGGGCTATGGAAGGCCAGGTGAATTTCTGGGTCGTTGGCCTGGGCAATATCATCGGCGCCACTATCCTGGCGGTGGCCTGGGACAAGGGCCTTTATACTTTCCTGGTAGCTCCGTATCCCAAAGTGGATCTGATTAAAATCCTTGGCCCCTGGGGGGCATTGGCAGCAACTTTTGTTTTCCTGGGGCTCATCTACACCTGGGCCCGCTGGCGGGAGAAACGCCACAAGTACGCGCTGGAACTGCGCCTGCCGGTAGAAGTCAACACCACTGCGGTTTCGGATAATCAATAG
- a CDS encoding DUF3794 domain-containing protein, with protein sequence MYVLRNLINYIGIVSPQEYPPKPLHFKQFTLLKKIVVPDAKPDIESIIKVISSAKIINTRQIETPYNKKYIIEGKVSQRFIYTAATPKQSVHSFESSSYFCEIIEGNFELENITTKVVIEDINIIHHDLRSLFECKVLCAIIEYTGDEEEEEEEEEE encoded by the coding sequence ATGTACGTTTTGCGAAATTTAATTAATTATATTGGAATCGTTTCTCCACAGGAATACCCTCCGAAGCCATTACACTTCAAACAATTTACTCTCTTAAAAAAAATTGTTGTGCCGGATGCAAAGCCTGATATTGAATCAATTATTAAAGTAATATCAAGTGCTAAAATAATTAATACCAGGCAAATAGAAACTCCCTACAATAAAAAATATATAATTGAAGGAAAAGTATCTCAACGCTTTATTTACACAGCTGCTACACCAAAACAATCAGTACACAGTTTTGAATCAAGTAGTTATTTCTGTGAAATTATTGAAGGAAATTTTGAGCTAGAAAATATAACTACGAAAGTCGTGATAGAAGATATAAACATAATCCACCACGACCTTCGTAGTCTTTTTGAATGTAAAGTATTATGCGCAATCATCGAGTATACCGGAGACGAAGAAGAAGAGGAAGAAGAGGAAGAAGAATAA
- a CDS encoding DUF3794 domain-containing protein: MAGSVLRDFVQIIGITDPTEFPVIGPLNPHNQAAIQESLTIPAAKPDIEQINTLLVEAQVTDSRTILTPTGIKIVVEGLLKQKIIYTALVPEQSVHSAYYEKPFCTYIDVPLIIPAGGTVETLLASLGLSLTDLLAGPVNVIIEDVEVNLLDPRTVDKCVVLFVYTTLVAALGPVLAP; the protein is encoded by the coding sequence TTGGCTGGAAGTGTTTTGAGAGATTTTGTACAGATAATTGGGATTACCGATCCGACGGAGTTTCCTGTTATTGGTCCATTGAACCCGCATAATCAAGCAGCTATACAGGAAAGTTTAACTATTCCTGCCGCGAAACCGGATATTGAACAGATTAATACTTTATTAGTGGAAGCACAAGTGACTGATAGTAGGACAATATTAACTCCAACAGGGATTAAAATTGTTGTAGAAGGATTATTAAAACAAAAGATAATTTATACTGCACTAGTTCCAGAACAATCTGTTCATTCAGCTTATTATGAAAAACCGTTTTGTACGTATATTGATGTTCCGTTAATTATTCCAGCAGGAGGAACAGTTGAAACTTTATTGGCTTCTTTAGGTTTATCTCTAACAGATTTATTAGCTGGCCCAGTTAATGTGATTATCGAAGATGTTGAAGTAAATTTGCTGGACCCAAGGACAGTTGACAAGTGTGTAGTCCTGTTTGTATACACCACTTTGGTTGCCGCATTGGGTCCAGTATTGGCACCTTAG
- a CDS encoding DUF4878 domain-containing protein, producing the protein MKKVTALLLGLVLLFAAGCSGSKVTATPDSAEGVLKAYVQALQNKEYEQAYSYLKTSKSKEQYVQEKKSGSMKFKDFEVKDVKTEGDKGTGSVVFKTGNAQMPEVTLYAELVKEGNKWFISNLGMGGSMGGMGAPAGMPTGGMPPATGGTGGAASPGTANPHGPGGSIPLDNNSK; encoded by the coding sequence TTGAAAAAAGTTACCGCATTATTATTGGGTTTGGTACTTTTATTTGCAGCGGGCTGTAGCGGTTCGAAAGTAACCGCAACTCCTGATTCTGCAGAGGGAGTACTGAAGGCTTATGTGCAGGCCTTGCAAAATAAAGAATATGAACAGGCTTACAGTTACCTAAAGACCAGTAAGTCCAAGGAACAATACGTACAGGAAAAGAAATCCGGTTCCATGAAGTTTAAGGACTTTGAAGTCAAAGATGTAAAAACGGAAGGTGATAAAGGCACCGGTTCCGTAGTCTTTAAAACCGGTAATGCCCAAATGCCCGAAGTAACTTTATACGCGGAACTGGTTAAAGAAGGTAACAAATGGTTTATCTCTAATCTCGGTATGGGTGGCAGTATGGGAGGTATGGGTGCGCCAGCCGGTATGCCGACCGGGGGAATGCCGCCTGCCACGGGCGGCACAGGAGGTGCTGCTTCTCCAGGAACTGCTAACCCGCACGGCCCGGGCGGTTCTATTCCGCTGGATAACAATAGCAAATAA
- a CDS encoding PIG-L deacetylase family protein, translated as MGAKKHIKWFIAITTIILGLGAYFNRFIIADWFTPLQKTNKQPVSMGERILIIAPHPDDETLGGAWVIEQALREGKKIKIIVMTCGDGYKVAVEKNFGVSEPKPADFRKLGRIRHLESLKATGVLGVKQEDVIFFGYPDGGINGLWEYNWDYTNLHKGLNGFRHSPYSFSYEKGAPYCGANVVKNLTSIINEFKPTDILYPDPYDQHHDHWATNAFVKYVLAKNNFRTQEWTYLVHRGDYPWPWEYAPNKQLHPPYVLKNLDTRWHYLALTSKEQHLKSEAVKKYVTQTKVMDPFLEAFIRKNDLIGSYPQHYLPFIKGGVDNGNFDKLFETYFSEPSADTILTELEGGGDIVRLSAAQGNNEFYVGLQTRKPLRKDIRYNLRIRLFRRNNDVKRMDLSIYDFRITALRLAKNSLALPTTTSVKVKGNRLIVSLPHDFLDGVDQVFFSGDTILKHKRIDKAAWRVITVKKK; from the coding sequence ATGGGAGCGAAAAAGCATATAAAATGGTTTATTGCCATCACGACCATTATATTAGGTCTGGGTGCTTATTTTAACAGATTTATTATAGCTGATTGGTTTACCCCGTTGCAGAAAACCAACAAACAGCCTGTTAGCATGGGTGAACGTATACTTATTATCGCACCTCACCCTGATGACGAAACCCTTGGTGGAGCATGGGTGATAGAACAAGCTCTGCGGGAAGGGAAAAAAATAAAAATAATCGTTATGACCTGTGGCGATGGATACAAGGTTGCCGTAGAAAAAAATTTCGGAGTATCCGAACCTAAGCCTGCCGACTTCAGAAAACTTGGCAGAATAAGGCATTTGGAATCTTTAAAAGCCACCGGGGTTTTGGGCGTGAAACAGGAAGATGTAATCTTTTTCGGATATCCTGACGGTGGTATTAACGGCCTTTGGGAATATAACTGGGATTATACCAATCTTCACAAGGGTCTTAATGGCTTCCGGCATTCTCCTTATAGCTTTAGTTATGAGAAGGGAGCCCCATATTGCGGGGCGAACGTCGTCAAGAATTTAACCAGTATTATTAATGAATTTAAACCAACAGATATTCTTTATCCGGATCCATACGACCAGCATCACGACCACTGGGCCACTAATGCATTTGTCAAATATGTTTTGGCCAAAAATAATTTTAGGACTCAGGAGTGGACTTATTTGGTCCATCGCGGTGATTATCCATGGCCATGGGAATATGCTCCCAATAAACAATTGCATCCTCCTTATGTATTAAAAAACCTGGATACCCGGTGGCATTATCTGGCCTTAACTTCAAAAGAACAACATCTGAAATCAGAAGCGGTGAAGAAATATGTTACCCAGACAAAAGTAATGGACCCGTTTCTTGAGGCGTTTATCCGGAAAAATGACCTGATTGGGTCTTATCCTCAACACTACCTGCCTTTTATAAAGGGAGGGGTGGACAACGGAAACTTTGATAAACTTTTTGAAACGTATTTTTCCGAGCCTTCGGCAGATACTATTTTGACAGAGTTGGAAGGTGGCGGGGATATTGTTCGATTAAGCGCTGCTCAAGGCAATAATGAATTTTATGTCGGATTGCAAACAAGAAAGCCTTTGCGCAAAGATATCAGGTATAATCTCCGGATACGCCTTTTCCGGCGTAATAATGATGTGAAAAGAATGGACTTGAGTATATATGATTTTAGAATTACCGCCCTGCGTTTAGCAAAAAACAGCCTTGCATTGCCTACTACAACAAGCGTCAAAGTTAAGGGTAACCGTTTAATCGTAAGCCTACCGCATGATTTTTTGGATGGGGTTGACCAGGTATTTTTCAGTGGAGACACCATACTGAAGCATAAACGAATCGATAAAGCTGCCTGGCGAGTAATCACGGTCAAAAAGAAATAA
- a CDS encoding sensor domain-containing protein produces the protein MHKFFTWNNLDQLYNMIPSAIFTVNTNRIITSINDKAANLFGYSAEEIVGRSCTEFCYGPCCSHCRLFDDSVPKPASGEGIIKTRSGLVRIILKNIDLLRDNDGAIIGGIETFEDITERKKTEEALAESEERYRTLFERTASPILVTDTKGNYIDCNEAACQFLEISRAELLTLNVRDLLPKGWEKRPQAHKILWKTEGVIEAEYLIKNRIKIMELTVTPAIWQGKAVVFGVGKDITERKQAEEKMRRMAYYDSLTGLPNRAFFKEKLTAAIIKSRSKKQKLAILFLDLDRFKTVNDIMGHDVGDQLLKDVAKRLKKRVGKGRVVARLSGDEFIILLPNVGRIEDVRKFAEDVCENLRKPFTIAGRNFHVTTSIGITVFPDNGEDTKTLLKNADIAMYKAKEQGGNSYEVYTFAMNEMAMAKLELENSLRAALERHEFTLFYQPQVHGMTGEIVGMEALIRWKHPEKGLISPAEFIPVAEETGLIVPIGEWVLYTACMQNKYWQQKGYAPIRVAVNLSARQFQQRNLVSMIARVLKQTGLDPNYLELEITESVAMQNLENTIKLVKQLKDLGVHISIDDFGTGYASLSYLKLFPPIDTLKIDRSFVRDISQNPRNASDALVATMIVLAKNLKLKVVAEGVENEKQLKFLLERQCDEFQGFFFGKPVPAKEFEQFLTRQPFKMEFIDDRAGEF, from the coding sequence GTGCATAAATTTTTTACGTGGAATAACCTGGACCAATTGTATAATATGATTCCCAGCGCCATATTTACCGTAAATACTAACCGGATTATTACCAGTATAAATGATAAGGCGGCAAACTTATTTGGGTATTCGGCGGAAGAAATAGTGGGAAGGAGTTGCACGGAATTTTGCTATGGCCCTTGTTGTTCGCATTGCAGATTATTTGATGACAGCGTACCGAAACCTGCCTCAGGCGAGGGGATTATAAAGACCAGGAGCGGCTTGGTGCGCATAATTTTGAAAAATATAGACCTGCTCCGGGATAATGACGGAGCAATTATTGGCGGTATAGAAACCTTCGAGGATATTACTGAACGCAAGAAGACGGAAGAGGCTCTGGCAGAGAGCGAGGAAAGATACAGAACCCTTTTTGAACGGACGGCCAGTCCTATCCTGGTTACCGATACAAAGGGAAATTATATTGACTGCAATGAGGCAGCCTGTCAGTTTTTGGAAATCAGCCGGGCAGAACTGCTGACTCTTAACGTGCGGGACCTTTTGCCCAAAGGGTGGGAAAAAAGGCCCCAAGCCCACAAGATATTATGGAAAACAGAAGGTGTTATCGAAGCCGAGTATTTGATAAAGAACAGAATCAAGATTATGGAGCTCACGGTTACTCCTGCTATCTGGCAAGGGAAAGCAGTGGTTTTTGGCGTGGGTAAAGACATAACGGAACGCAAACAGGCCGAAGAGAAGATGCGGCGTATGGCATATTATGACAGTCTTACAGGACTGCCCAACAGGGCTTTTTTCAAAGAAAAATTAACGGCAGCTATTATAAAGTCCCGCAGTAAGAAGCAGAAACTGGCTATATTGTTTTTAGACCTGGACCGTTTTAAAACCGTTAATGATATAATGGGCCATGATGTAGGCGACCAACTGTTGAAGGATGTTGCCAAAAGGCTTAAAAAACGGGTCGGTAAAGGCAGGGTAGTGGCCCGGTTATCCGGTGACGAATTCATTATTTTACTACCCAATGTGGGCCGTATAGAAGATGTTCGGAAATTTGCGGAAGACGTTTGTGAAAACCTAAGAAAACCCTTTACTATAGCCGGTCGCAATTTTCATGTTACCACAAGTATTGGCATAACGGTTTTCCCGGATAACGGAGAAGATACCAAGACTTTGCTGAAAAATGCCGACATAGCAATGTATAAGGCCAAGGAACAAGGCGGCAACAGTTATGAAGTTTATACCTTTGCCATGAATGAAATGGCCATGGCAAAACTGGAGCTGGAAAACAGCCTACGGGCGGCTTTGGAAAGGCACGAGTTTACCCTTTTTTACCAGCCCCAGGTCCACGGTATGACCGGTGAAATTGTTGGCATGGAAGCCCTTATCCGCTGGAAGCACCCCGAAAAAGGCTTGATATCACCGGCGGAATTTATACCTGTTGCTGAGGAAACGGGTTTAATTGTGCCTATAGGCGAGTGGGTTCTCTATACTGCCTGTATGCAAAATAAATACTGGCAGCAGAAAGGGTATGCCCCCATTAGAGTGGCCGTTAACCTTTCCGCACGCCAGTTTCAGCAAAGGAATCTGGTATCAATGATTGCCCGGGTATTAAAGCAAACCGGCTTGGACCCTAATTACCTTGAGTTGGAAATTACTGAGAGCGTTGCTATGCAAAACCTTGAAAATACCATAAAATTGGTGAAACAGTTAAAAGACCTGGGAGTGCATATATCTATAGATGACTTTGGTACGGGTTATGCTTCCCTTAGTTATCTAAAGCTTTTTCCGCCTATTGATACCCTGAAAATTGACAGGTCATTTGTCAGGGATATTTCTCAAAATCCCCGGAATGCTTCCGATGCTTTGGTGGCAACCATGATTGTCCTCGCCAAGAACCTGAAACTGAAAGTGGTTGCGGAAGGAGTGGAAAACGAGAAACAATTAAAATTCCTGCTGGAACGGCAGTGTGATGAATTTCAGGGTTTTTTCTTCGGTAAACCGGTGCCTGCCAAGGAGTTCGAACAATTTTTGACCAGGCAGCCGTTTAAGATGGAGTTTATTGACGACCGGGCCGGTGAGTTCTAA